The following are from one region of the Nicotiana tomentosiformis chromosome 7, ASM39032v3, whole genome shotgun sequence genome:
- the LOC138895208 gene encoding uncharacterized protein, whose product MCDECQRAGGISKKHDMPLTTVLEIDIFVIWGIDIMGSFVKSPTHLHASRQVEMSNWEIKSILSKMVNSNQTYFSKNLDDTLWAYRAAYKTPIEMSSYRLVFGKACHLLVKLESKHRAYESSTLYQEKMKYLHDKYIFNKEFKSGDLVLLFNSRLRIFPGSINQNGSFEVVSVTP is encoded by the exons atgtgtgatgaatgccaacgagCTGGTGGAATTTCAAAGAAACATGATATGCCCCTTACAACTGTTTTAGAGATTGACATCTTTGTCATTTGGGGTATTGATATCATGGGTTCATTC GTGAAATCTCCTACTCATCTGCATGCTAGTAGGCAAGTGGAAATGTCCAattgggagataaagagtatcttgtcaaAGATGGTTAATTCTAATCAAACATATTTCTCCAAGAATCTAGATGATACTCTCTGGGCATATAGAGCAGCTTACAAGACACCTATCGAGATGTCCtcataccggttggtatttggcaaagcttgtcatcttctggtgAAATTGGAGAGTAAG CATCGTGCTTATGAAAGTTCGACATTATATCaggaaaagatgaaatatcttcatgacaagtaTATTTTCAACAAAGAGTTCAAATCTGGTGATCTAGTGTTGTTATTCAATTCAAGATTGAGGATATTTCCTGGAAGCATAAATCAAAATGGATCGTTTGAAGTAGTGAGTGTGACTCCATAA